CGGCGAGATCCGGCAGAGCGCCGGGAGTGTCACCGCCGCGAACCTGACGGCGCGGTGGCTGGTCGCCGCGGACGGCCTGCACTCCCCGCTGCGCCGCGCACTCGGCCTCGACCTGCCCGTCCGGGCGCCCCGCCGCTACGGTCTGCGCCGGCACTACCGCATCGCCCCGTGGACCGACTTCGTCGAGGTCCACTGGTCCCGCCGCGGCGAGGCGTATGTCACCCCGCTCGGCGACGAACTGGTGGGCATCGCCGTACTCAGCCACGACCGCCGCCCGTACGACGAGCACCTCGCGGCGTTCCCGGCGCTGGCCTCCGTCCTCCGGGCGCCCCAGGTGGGCACCGTGCGCGGCGCCGGTCCGCTCCGCCGCCGGGCCAGGAGCCCGCGGGCCGGCCGGGTGCTGCTCGTGGGCGATGCGGCGGGATATGTGGACGCGCTGACCGGTGAGGGAATCGCCCTCGCCCTGGCGACGGCCGCGGCCGCCGTGCACTGCCTCAAGGACGGCCGCCCGCACGACTACCCGGCGACCTGGGCCCGGCTGACGAGGCGTCACCGGCTGCTCACCGAGACCCTGCTGCGGGCGGCACGGTACCCCGCCACGGCCCGACTGGTCGTCCCTGCGGCCTGCCGCGCCCCGTCGGCGTTCACCGCGGCGGTGCACGCCCTGCAGTAGGCGGATCGGGGCCTGCTGCGACAACGTCCGCCGGCGCTCAGCCGGTTCTCTCCCCGAGGCCGGCGCCGCGTGGTGCGGTCGACAGCCACAGGCACAGCAGGAGCGGAGGCAGGGCGGCCAGGGTACTGAGGATCTGCCAGCCCAGGGTGGTGAACAGGTACCCGGAGACGAAGGAGGAGGCGGTGACGAAGATTCCGGTGCCGCCCTCCACGGCGGACTGGACGCGACCGCCCGCGTGCGGCGGGTAGCAGCGTACGACGAAGGTGCTGCCCGCCACGTAGAGGAAGTTCCATCCCACGCCGATCAGGCCCAGCGCGACGACGAACGCGGCAACGCCGGTATGGACCGCGCCCACCAGCGCCCCGGTCGCCAGCAAGCCCGCGCCGAGGACGGCATTGCGGCGCGGGCCCAGAGCGGTGTTGAGCCAGCCGCTGAAGAGGGAGGGCGCGAACATGCCCACCATATGGGCCTGGATGACGAAGGCCCCCGCGCTCTCCGAGTGGCCCGCGTGCCGGCTGCCCAGCGGGCCCGCCGACATGAGCAGGGTCATCACGCAGCCTCCCACGGTGAGGATGGCGAACGCGGTGCGGAACTGGCGGGTACGCGCCGCGGCCCGGATGCGTACGGGCGGGGGCAGGGGCTGCTGCCCTTCTCCCGCCGGTCCGGTCCGTACCGCGAGCACGGGCGGAATCACGGCAGCGGCGAGCACGGAGACCAGCAGATAGGAACCCGCGTACTCGGTGTCCAGCAGTCCGGCACAGGCCGTCGCCGCCCACGGCCCGAGGAAGGCCGCCAGCACCCCGCCGCACAGCAGGACGGAAACCGCCCGCTCCCGGCCCTCTCGGGGGACGGAGTCCGCGGCGAGGTAGCGGAAGTAGCCTCCCGTGGCCTTGTACAGACCCACCAGCGCGGTGCCCAGGCAGAGTACGGAGAAATCGCCGGACCGGATCCCCGCCACGGACACCAGTCCGCCGGCCACCGCGGTGGCCGCGCCCCCGGCCGCCACCCTGCGCTGGCCGAACCGGTCGCTGAGCAGCCCGGCCGAGAAGTTGGCGATCATGGCTGCCGCGCCCATGAGGGTGATCGGCAGAGTGGCGAGCACCGGGGTCGGGGCCAGCCGCAGGCCCACCACCGCGGTGAGGGTCAGGTCGATCCCCATCCCCATGTAGAAGAGGAACTGACAGACCGTCAGCAATGTGAGGTTACGCCGTCCGGCGGCGGCCTCCCTCGCGGACGGATCCTTCACGGGGGCTGCCGGAGGTTCCTGCGGCATGGTTTCGCGGTCCACCGGACCTGGTTCTCCCCTCGGTGGGCGGTCAGGGCTGTGGCGTGCCGGACGGTTGGCGGCGGCCCCAGTCCGCCGTCTCCGGCCAGGTGCGCCGCACCCGGCCGACGCAGTGGTCCCAGTAGGAGCGCACCGCGAGGTCCCCATAGATGAACTCGCGTTTCGCCAGCACGTCGGTCGGGGTCGACGTGTGGTAACCGCCAGGTACCCGTTCCGCCATCAGCTGGAGCCGGCAGGCACGCTCCAGGGTGTGGGCGTGCACGGTGGCGTGCCGGACGGATCTGCCGACGACCACGCCGCCGTGGTTGCGCAGCAGGACGGCCGGGTCACCGCCGAG
This genomic interval from Streptomyces sp. B21-083 contains the following:
- a CDS encoding MFS transporter → MDRETMPQEPPAAPVKDPSAREAAAGRRNLTLLTVCQFLFYMGMGIDLTLTAVVGLRLAPTPVLATLPITLMGAAAMIANFSAGLLSDRFGQRRVAAGGAATAVAGGLVSVAGIRSGDFSVLCLGTALVGLYKATGGYFRYLAADSVPREGRERAVSVLLCGGVLAAFLGPWAATACAGLLDTEYAGSYLLVSVLAAAVIPPVLAVRTGPAGEGQQPLPPPVRIRAAARTRQFRTAFAILTVGGCVMTLLMSAGPLGSRHAGHSESAGAFVIQAHMVGMFAPSLFSGWLNTALGPRRNAVLGAGLLATGALVGAVHTGVAAFVVALGLIGVGWNFLYVAGSTFVVRCYPPHAGGRVQSAVEGGTGIFVTASSFVSGYLFTTLGWQILSTLAALPPLLLCLWLSTAPRGAGLGERTG
- a CDS encoding NAD(P)/FAD-dependent oxidoreductase gives rise to the protein MIDILVAGGGPAGLATAIHAALAGMEAVVVEPRATPVDKACGEGIMPTGVAALRSLGVAVSGRDLRGIRYLDGDRSAEAAFRDRPGRGVRRTELHAALHRRAIDLGVRIVPGKVGEIRQSAGSVTAANLTARWLVAADGLHSPLRRALGLDLPVRAPRRYGLRRHYRIAPWTDFVEVHWSRRGEAYVTPLGDELVGIAVLSHDRRPYDEHLAAFPALASVLRAPQVGTVRGAGPLRRRARSPRAGRVLLVGDAAGYVDALTGEGIALALATAAAAVHCLKDGRPHDYPATWARLTRRHRLLTETLLRAARYPATARLVVPAACRAPSAFTAAVHALQ